GAAATATGAATAGAATGATCCTTATAGAAAATTCTAACAGGCGTACCAGAATTATCTTCTACAAAAACAATTTGTAGATAACGAAACAAACCACTAATTACAAAAAAACTAGTAAAATATAAATTTCCATTTCTAAATCTGGATATGGAATCGGGAGACATCGTATAAATAAGATAGGAAATAATAATTGCAGAAGATACTATTGTTAATAATACATTTAGAAACACTCTTGTCCGGGTAAAATAAAGGTATAAAAATAAAAAAGGGGCAATTACGCCCCAATAGTTTATAATTTTGGGTTACCACACTCAAAACATAAACTTGGATAAAGATAGAAAATTTCCCGGACACCCGGTTTTGTCACAAATATTAGAATTAATACCTACCGGGTTAATACAATCTGCTAATCGAAAACATCAGGCAAACCGATATTATAAGCGTTTGCCACTGCGGATCCACCTGGTTAGCCTGCTATATGGTGTATTTAGCTATTGCAATGGACTTCGGGAAATTTGTGAGGGCATGCTGGCCTGTGAAGGGAAACTAGCCCATCTCGGTCTTGACAAGGCTCCTGCTAGAAGTACCCTTTCGGATGCCAATACCAACCTGTAAATGGTAAATAATAATGCAGCAAAAATGGTAAATATGAATGCAGCAGATTCGATAACAATACTGCAGCAAGAATGGTAACAATGGTACAGCAAAATCGGTAACAATTGTTACACAATCCGGCAAAAGTAGTCTGTTATCAGGAACCTTCAAAAATAGTTTTACGATTCTTCAATCTGTAACTTTCACCACTAAAGTTTATGACTTCACAATGGTAAAGTAGCCGGTCCAGTAAAGCCGTAGCTATGACCTCATCATCCAGCTGTTTGCTCCAGTCTGAAGGCTTCTTATTTGTAGTGATGATTATTGACGTAGATTCATAAATCTGATTGATAAAATTGAAAAATGATATTGCCAGGTTCTTCTCCAGCGGGAAGAGCATAATATCATCAATAACGAGAAGGTTAGCCTTTAATAGTCGTTTATATTCAACCTGCTGGGTTTTAACAAAGTCCTTCGTCTTAAGCATATTTACCAGGTCATCCATTCTTCTGAAGTAGGCGTTATATCCAGCCTTTACAGCATCCTGACACAAACCTGCAGCTAAAAATGTCTTGCCAGTTCCACTCGGCCCCATCAGAACAATATTAAATAATTGATCTACCCAATTCAATTCTCTAAGTTGCTTTAAGCGACCAGGACTAATTTCATCCTCTGATCCTGTTTTGTAATGATTCAGGTCTGACATCTGAGGTAACCAGGCTGCCTTTTCCCGTTTGTTCAAGTCTTTTACAGAGCGGTGTGTTGCTTCCGTTTCCAGTATTTGGCTTAGGAACTTTACATATCCCATCTCTTGTTGTTCTGCTTCAGTGATTAATGCCTTTATTCCATTGCTAATACCACCCAGCCTAAAAGCTGTACATAATTCGCGGATTCGTTGCTTTTCTGTTTCCATATAATTTTGTGATTTAAAAATGAGCGGCCACGCTTTGCCTGGCCGCTTTATCGGATTTAATTGAAGATTATATCATAGTTGATCAACTTGCTCCTGGCTGGTTCTGTGTTGGCTTTTTGTTGAACAGGAGCTGTTAATGGGTTATTGGTGATCGTATTTGCAGGGACTATTTCTTGTTGTTGTAGCTTCCCAAGATGCTCTGCAACAGACTTAAAATCAGACGCACTGTAGATATGATATTGGCTACAATAGTACAAGGTTTCAAGCGCTAAGACTGGTTCCAGCTTATTTACTATAGTCTTTAGCAATTGTATCTGATCGCGTATATATCGCGGTTTCTCTGTCTTAAGTTGGAAGACCCATCCCAATGCCTCCTTCTGATCAGTAAAAAGAGTCGCAAACTCTTGCATCATCTCCAGGATTGCCCGGGATTTGTCTCTACCATGGTCAGTTTGTAAGATCTTCTGTCCTTTAAGTGGTGAGATTATATGGCGACAAAGCTCTTGTTTTTCGGTATTTAAAATAACTAATTCCTGTTCTTCCCTGATCACCAGTACCCGGCTTTGACGATCTTTATATGTGCCAAGTGGCAATGAGTAAAAATTACTTTTCCAACTGATTGTGTTATCTTTTCGTACAGCATAGGAACTATATTCTGGTTCCATCATTTTAACAGGGGTATAGGGATATAGAAAGGTCACTTCATTTTCCATTTCTTCAGCTGGTATTAACTTTGTGGTGCCGTGGATTAATGCATTGGCTGTACGTTTGAGCCAGGCCAGTACTTCTTCATTCACCAACTGAACATCTTTAAAAAATCGCCCATATAGAAAATTTCTTTTCACATACTTTACGACATTTTCTATTTTCCCCTTGGACTCAGGATCTGCCGCACGGCAGAAATAGGTTTTAAGAGGTCGCTGAGAGATATACTGCCGAAAATGTTCGGTAAGGATCAGATCTCCCCAATTCTCGTCAACCATAAATAATCGGTCCTGGTCATAGACAAGTTCCTGAGGCATGCCCCCAAAATGGCTAAAAGCTCTCTCATGTGCTTCTATAACCGTAATGGTAGTAAATGGTCGATCTGTAAATAATACGTATTTAAAGCGCGAGCGGGATAGACTCATACAGAAAAACTGTACTTTGCGCGTTCGTCCTTCAGTAGTTCGCATGTTATAAAAGCCAAAATCAACCTGAGCTTGCTGCCCATAAGGTAGTTCTGCTACCATCTGATATTGCCGGGTTGGCTCTTCCACAGAAAGGCTGTACTTAGCCCTGATGGCCATAACAAAATTATAAACTGTTTTAGGGCTGATTGGTCCAAAACCGGGAAACTGTTCTTTTAATAAATCATGGATTTGAGCAGAAGATGTATCTGGAAGACTTCTCAGGCGATTATATATAAAATCTTCAAATTCCAGAAGTAGTTTCTTTCGACCCTTTTTCTGTTGGCTGATAGTTAAAAAATCCTCCTCACTCATTGAGAGTTGCAGTTTGACCGTACGCCAGTTTAGTCCTGTTATCCTGGAAATTGATCGAATAGAGTGTTTATCCCGGTAAAGTTGATGAATACGCTGGTAAGTCATAAGTTTGTTTAAATAGTTCATTTAACCCTGTCTTTGTGATGATTGACAAAGGTTGAAAAAATCCCTCCGGGAACAATCCTGGGGGGATGAACTATGTAACAACTGTAATCTTAGTGATGCATTAATGTTACCATTATTGCTGTAGCATTGTTACCGAATCTGCTGCACTCATATTTACCATTTTTGCTGCATTATTATTTACTGCTTACACAACCGAAAGTACCTGGTCTTTGAAACGATTTATTATGGATTACTGAAGAAATATAACTCATTTATATCGGACAGCCGACTGAAAGGGTTAAGTATTCGGAATTTGAAAATCATTGATAGTACAACGATTTCATTGTTCAGTGAGATACTACAAGGCGTAGGCCGTAACCGATTGGACGGTTCCCGGAAAAAGGGAGGCATCAAAGTACATACCCTAATGGATGCATTTAGCGGAGTCACAGAGTTTGTGAGGATTACCCCTGCCAAAGAGCATGACCGTAAGTTCCTGTATCACCTGAAGTTGAAGGAAGGTAGTTGGATAGTTTTTGATAAGGCATATAATACATATCACCATTTTGCCAAATGGACTGCTCAAAAGGTGTGGTTCGTTAGCCGAATGAAAGACAATGCTGTATTTCATGTAACAAAAGTGCTGGTGGATAAAACGAAGAAAAAGCAAGCCATTGGCGTTATAAAAGAGCAATATATCACAGTGGGTATTAAAACAAATGGAACTGTGACTGAACGGCTAAAGCTGCGACGGGTTATTTATAAAGCCAAAGATGGGAAAAGATATATTTATATAACCAATGATTTTACTTTACCGGCATCCAAGATAGCTACTATCTATAAAAATCGATGGATGATAGAGCTGCTCTTTAAGCAGATTAAGCAGAACTTCCCATTACGATACTTTTGGGGAGAAAGTGATAATGCTATCAAAATGCAGGTCTATTGTGTACTAATCGCTCAGTTGCTAATGGTCGTGATCCGGAAAAAGGCGGCTACTAAAAAATCATTTGCGAATATGATTACCGTAATCCGATTGCATTTAATGAGTTATGTGGACCTGCTTGAGTTTATAAAAGACACTTATAAAGCATGGAGGAAAACACATAATGCGTCATTTGCCTTTTCCACGTAATTAAATAGAGGGGAGCTCCCCTTGAAATCGCAACATTAAATTTTAACCCTGTATGCCTTGACTGCAAAGCATACAGGAATATTTTACCCCGGAGTTACCCGGACAACAATGATTTAGAAATATTAATTTATATCCCTTCGACGCAGTCCTCATTATAACATTGTTATAATAATATCATATCCTCTCTTAGCTATCGAAATAAATAAAGCTAGTAATAAAATCATAATTATTAACCATTGAGTAACCATTACCACCTTCAACTCTAAGAACAAAACCGATAGCAATTACTAATACATCCCAAATAGGAAAGTTCTTTAATAAAAAACAGTAAAGATATTAATGATAAAATATAGATTTAATATCAAGATAAATTAATTGGAGCGCCAGATGTAGATACAATCGCTATAAATAAGCAAATTAGAAAGAGTAGAAATGCATTAAGAACCGAAATCTCGCCTGAAGCTATAGGGCGTTTACATTTTTCCGGATGAAGTTTGTCAAATTTCACGTCAATAATGTCATTAATGATATATATACTACTTGCAACTAAACTAAAGGATATTACTCCAATCAGCACAGAAAAAAACCTGGACAAATCAAAAATTTCTCCTGCAAAAAATAGAGAAATATAAAAATGAATTTTTAACCCAATGAGATGGTCTTAAAATTTTCAAGTAGATCATTTTTAATAGCTATAATATTTAAACCACTATATAGCCACTTAAAGTCAAAAACGGATGAATAAACAATTAATAACTCCGCATATGAAACACGTATCTAATATACGGCTGTTTCTATTTTCTACACGTTGGAAACAAAGAATATTTTCTTATAGTACACAGAGATAAGGATGCAATTGCTATAATGAATACTAGTTCTCGCGATTATGTTCATTAAATTCACTTTGTACCATATGCACCTGAATTTTTTTCTCATAATAGCGGCCAAACTTGCTAAGGTTTAAAATCGAAGACCTTACTGGTATCACTAACCACACCTCAAATAGTGAAATCATAAAATTGTTGTGAGGTTTGATTTTATTGAGGTTTGGCAGTTATTGATAATCCATTTAAAATTGCATCAACAAGGTTTTAAACCTTGCCAAAGGCATTGAGATTAGTACTAGATATACTTTCTCAAATGATTTTTCAATATAGCTCAGAGCAAACACTTCCTTAATTATCTACATTGTTTCTCAATATCAATTTTGTGAATAAAAACTACCGGAGTATTGATATATTTTTAATTATCTAATTCCTGAAATTATCTTGAGTTTGTTCCAACAATTTTAATGCCTAAATACCCAATAGATTGGCTTATAATTTAAGTCATATTCTTTGTATAATGATTAACTATTTGTTTTCTACAGATATACTTTTACGATATCAAGATATTATTATTTATCCTAAGTATATTTCATATACAGATTTGTAAGTTTACAGTGTTAAAGTAAAAAATGAATTCACTCTTTATTTTTAAGATATAACAGCTCATATCTTACTTATCTTCCAGTTATTTCTAATTGATGAAATATTTATCGAGATAAAAAAGTACAAATATTTCTCTATATTTTGATCTATAATTTTATTTACCCAGATATTAATTAAAATTTAGGGGGTTAAAAAAAAATATTTTATACTATGAAAAATAATTTTATTCTTAGTGCCATCGGTTTAATAACCATTGTGGGTGCTGCATTAGCGTTTAAATCCCAACACAGATTTAATGGTACATTATTTTGTTACACTACTATTGGTGACAGTAGTAAATTCACTGCAGTACTCGCTACAAAGTATTCGCAGAACGTTTTTAGTGGTCACACTCTATTCTGTACAGTTCCTGGAATTAATGTTGCATATAAACAGTTGCAAGTTGAACCAAAACTATAATACAACTAAAATTATCTTTCTTCCAAGATAAAGCGTAAAACGGTTGCCTTCTATGTTTATAGAGGAAGCCGTTTTAAAAAAAATTCCTGTCGAAGATGTTCTTTTTCAATAGAGGTCGAAAGAAAATCTATTTACCAAGTTATTCGACATAATACGTCTCTCTCCAAATTAACTCTTTTTAGTTCTCATTCAAATTAGTGATTTTTCAAGGCAATTGAATTGATACACCATGTAATTCAGCCTTCACACATAAAATATCCATCCACTGTATGGTATTTCATCATCCCTTTTAACTTTGTTAGCTACCCTTTGATTACATCAATATAAGGATCTAACTAATGTTGCAGCTAATCTCTTATAAATCCAAGACCATTATTAATTTCTAACTCATGTGTCAAATCCAGCATTTCAATTAACCTTTCCAGTACCCGTATAACTCGTAGGACTGTAAAGATATATTTATTTCAATCTACAAGGGTTTCCCTGTCGTAATCATCTATAACATTCAACAACCGAAAACATCAACCATCAATCAAGCCATCAGACATGAGGTCCATAATCCACTGTTTCTGGACTCTGGAACTGTCACTGGCTGCTTAATCCGTTCAGGAAATCTTCGTTTGATCGTGCCTATAATGCTCAATTTTAACAGCTTACGCACTTCATAAAGTCGTTTATGATATCATGGATGACTTTTTCAGAAGATGCTAACACTTTCATAAGCCGAGAGAACTATGTTTCTTTATCAGCTCTTTTAGAGAACCCATGAGCAGAGTAACATTATTTCTACACATTGGAATCAAAGAATAATTTCTTATAGTAAACTGAGATCAGGATGCATTTACTATGATGTATATTAGTCTCCGCGATAACTTTTATTAGGTTAACATCACTCCCAAACACACATCTACATTAAGATCGATTTAAGTAAGATAACAAAATATCAATTCAAAAAGAAATTCTTTCGCTCATTTGAGCCAATATATAAATCTATAAATAATTTAATTATGCAGTCTTCTGTTTTTAAATTAAATAGGCACATCATTATATCTATTTCACTAATACTCCTCTTGGCACCATTGTTTTTTGGGGAGTATTATATTCTTCTATACACAAAAGGTATTTTTTCCTATTCATTGGACGATCCGTTTATTCATATGGCAATAGCCAAAAATATAGTACTACATAATACATGGGGAGTTACTAAATATGAGTTTGCATCTGCATCCTCCTCCATATTATATCCATTAGTATTAGCAATCTTTTTCAAATTTTTTGGGGTAAATATAATTGCACCTTTTATCATAAATATAATAGCGGCAATTATATTAATAATCTTAATCCAAAAGAGATATCATAAATTAGGAATACCTCCAATTTTTCAATTATTAGGATTAACTGGAATAATATTTCTTACCCCACTTGCTTATATAATAAGCACTGGAATGGAGCACACGCTTCAAATCTTATTCTGCTATTTAATTATTTTTTCTTTTGCTGATTGGATTACACATGAAATTAAAAATGGAAATAAGAAATGGAAAATCCCATTACCCTTATATATATATGGTATGCTTGTCACCAGCATAAGATACGAGGGCATTTTTATCATAATAACAGTATGCTTAATCTTGTTTTTCTTAGGTAAAATAATACCTGTTATAATATATGGTTTTATTTCTGTTTGTCCTGTATTAATATATGGCTTTTACTCTAAACTCCATGGTGGATTCTTTCTTCCCAATTCTGTAATACTAAAATCCGATAATTTATCGCTATCAGCCAACAGCTTAGTTACTTTTTTCACAAGGATTCCTGAAAAATTATATTACCCTCATGCTATGATGCATGACCTATTAATACAAAAAACATTGATAATTTTACCTCTCCTATATTTTCTATTTAAAAATAAAATACCTGATAAAACTAACATAAGGTATTGTATAATATTAATTACTGCAATCACTGTCACTCATCTCCTATTTGCAAAAATTGATTTCTCCTACAGATACGAGTCATATCTAATCGTAATGTGCCTTGTCCTTGTCTTTTGCATTATTCCTTATATTAGTTTTGACTTTGAAAACTTTAAAATTAATAGCTCATCAATTATAAGTATTGGACTTTCAGTGTACTTAGTGATCCCATTTCTTGAAAGAGGTTTCGATTCATCAAGTACTATTGTGCCTATTAGTAAAAGATATTTTAATCAAAACTATAGTATGGCACAATTTATACATAAATATTATGATGGTGTTCCCATCGCTGTTTACGATTTAGGCGAAGTATCTTACTTCAATAACAATAGTTATATTTTAGATATAGGGGGATTAGGAAATAATGAAGTAGCCAAAAGCTATCATGGAGGATATTATAACTACAATTTTATTAATAATATTGTAAAAGAGAAAGATATAAAAATTGCAGCTGTATTTGATATTTCTATTCCATCCCAAATCCAATCAAAATGGAAAAAAGTTGCAACGTGGCATTCTCTTGATTTTGAAATTCCACATTATGATTTGCAATTTTATGCAGTAGATTCGACCTATACAGCCAATTTACTAGCTAACCTAAAAAACTATGAGAAAGTAGTTCCCAAAAATGAGATTATAACCTATTATGAATAAATATTTAACAATTCGAATGTTATTTTTCATGAATAAACGCAAATACTCACCTATAATGCAAATAATCATGGGAAGACATAACATGAAAATATTTATTATATGAAAATTAAATTATTGCTGTTTCTCATTTTAATAATTCTTACTTCAAATAGTTACTCTCAACCTAGCCAAGGATATAATAAAAATTACTATCCATTATCGTCTGGTAATATTATTTCAGATAAGAATTTTTATTTAATCGCAGTACTTAGCAAATATCCCCAGGTAACTGATTTACTAAAGGGCAATAAAGAATTATCGAAAATTTTAACAAAGAACCTTCATCGAATCCATGAAATATCAATTGATAGCAGTGAGAAAATAAATTGTGATTCAATATTCAATGAATTCTTATGGCGAAGCAATGATTCAGCCAAACTAATTCGAATTTTAGACGAGTTATACACAACAAACAATCGCTCAATAGACTCTTTAATAAATACCCATTTAAGACCTTCTGGATATTATCAGAGATACATCAATTTGACTAACAAAGATTATTTTATCAAAGTTTGGAATCAATACTTCTATGGAATTAATAATATAATTAGGCAATATGGAATAGGGCAAAAAATTCATTATCCTAGAATTGACTCAGTTAGTTATCCTGTAAAAGGAGAATATTATCAGGTTTTCTTAAAATCAATGCTAACATTCATCGATTCGAAAGCAGATAATTTTACAGTTTTTTTTCAGCCCTCTCTTCAAATCGCTTTACGTCTATTAGATTACAATGATCGCGATGAGCCTGCTAGATTTGAACCATTAGAAAGTGGTGAAAATAAAAAAGCTATTGAGTATATAAAAAATATCAACTGGAATAAATACCAATATTCTTGCATAATGATTCCAGGGGAAGGGCCCGAATTATACACAACTCCAATTTCTCCCGGAGGTAAATTACGCTGTGAATTAGCTGCAGACAGATTTGCAAAGGGCTTTGCTCCATTAATTATTTTGAGTGGGGGCTATGTGCACCCTTTTCATACCCCCTATTGTGAAGCTTACGAAATGAAGAAATATCTAATTAATAAATACAATATACCAGAACAAGCAATAATTATTGAACCTCAGGCAAGACACACTACAACTAATTTCAGGAATGCTAATAGATTAATAATAAGATATAATATACCTACTGAAAAATCCGCATTATGTGTAACTACAAGTGACCAATCGGCATATATATTAACTCAAGATTTTGATGATAGGAATATAGAAGAACTTGGATATATTCCTTATTATAAAAAGACAAAAATATCGTCTCAAGATATCTCATTTTTCCCCATAATTGAAAGCTTACATATGGATCCACATGATCCCTTAGATCCTTAATGAGTTATATATCAAGCTCAAAACCGTATGTACACCTTTTGTATACCTACGAAAGGATAGCCAAACATTTATTTATTGCTCGCACAATAAGTACCAATTTGATAATAATTTCTTTTTCATTTTAGTCAGCATTAGGGTGACTGTAGAATCTGAAAAAATCAGGTTAATTATAATATTGTATTTTTATATCATCGGATAATTTACTCTTAAAACTGTTTAAATTATGCTTTAGCTCCAAGGCTAATGTGGAATCAATTGCATAAAGTTGGAAATCAGTGTTAAAATAATTAATATGATAAGCAGAATGCCATGAGGCAACTTTAACCCATCTAGCTTTTTGTAAGGGTAAACAATATTCATCAAACAACACAGCTAATGTAACTTTTCTTTCCTCCAATTTTTTACAATAAAAATCAAGTGTATTATAATTTCCTTTCACACTTTTTGTGACATCCGTATTTCCAAGACCGCCAAAATCTAAGTTGTTTCCTTTATTATAATATGCAATTACTCCTAAATCATTAATTGCCGTGTTAGTATTATCATAATATTCATGCAAAAACATTCCTACTAAATAATTACGATTAAAAGTATATTTGCAAGCATCAGATGTAAAACGAAATGCATCCCATGACCTGAAAATAAATGGTATAACCAAAAATAGGCCTATAGATATTAATATCATTTTAGACCATTCCCATGAAAAGATGTTATTATCGATTTTTGAAGTTAAAATAAAAGAGTGTATATATATTATGGTTAATCCAACAAAATATGCTTCATACCTAAAAAACCATCCCATTCTGCCAAAAAAAATATGAGTAATAATGGTTCCGAATAAAATAAATATCCCAAAATGATAGTACATTTTATTTCTAGAAGAAGCGATAAATAACACATAAGAAAGTGGCAATAATAATAATGTTTGTTTTGGAACAATTTGACTCCAATTATATGCTGTGGAATATAGCTTCACCCAAACTCCTTCTGAAATAAATTCAGTGAATGATATTAAATCATGTGGGATACCACTAGATTTCATTAGTACTGAATTAGGAAGAAAAAGGCCCCCTTTTGAGATTGAATAAAAGCCAAATAAAACAATAGGTGCTATGGAAATAAAAAGTAACAGCAACGATCTTAAATATAGTTTACGGAATAGTAAAATCGAAAAACCAATAACAATAATAAACACACCTTCATACCTAATACTTGTTAACAAACAACCTAAAACCAGGATCTTCCCCAAAATATACCGATCACTAACATCTGAGCCATAGCTTCCCAAATATTTAGCTAAATAATCTATAAATAAAAAAGATATTAACAAATGTAATGTATGTTCCATTCCAAGAATCACTAAAACAGGTAACGGAGTTAAGAAAATTAATGAAAGCAGAATAAAAATTTGACCAATTGGTTTTATCCGGTTTTGATTAAGCCATCGTTGTAAAATAATAATCAGGACAAGAGAAGCAATTAAATTTATTGCAAAAGGAATTATTGTATAGAATCCAAAAACTTTAAATAATAATGCTATCAGGATGGGATATAAGATTGAA
This window of the Chitinophaga sancti genome carries:
- a CDS encoding UbiA family prenyltransferase translates to MGLKIHFYISLFFAGEIFDLSRFFSVLIGVISFSLVASSIYIINDIIDVKFDKLHPEKCKRPIASGEISVLNAFLLFLICLFIAIVSTSGAPINLS
- a CDS encoding YdcF family protein → MKIKLLLFLILIILTSNSYSQPSQGYNKNYYPLSSGNIISDKNFYLIAVLSKYPQVTDLLKGNKELSKILTKNLHRIHEISIDSSEKINCDSIFNEFLWRSNDSAKLIRILDELYTTNNRSIDSLINTHLRPSGYYQRYINLTNKDYFIKVWNQYFYGINNIIRQYGIGQKIHYPRIDSVSYPVKGEYYQVFLKSMLTFIDSKADNFTVFFQPSLQIALRLLDYNDRDEPARFEPLESGENKKAIEYIKNINWNKYQYSCIMIPGEGPELYTTPISPGGKLRCELAADRFAKGFAPLIILSGGYVHPFHTPYCEAYEMKKYLINKYNIPEQAIIIEPQARHTTTNFRNANRLIIRYNIPTEKSALCVTTSDQSAYILTQDFDDRNIEELGYIPYYKKTKISSQDISFFPIIESLHMDPHDPLDP
- a CDS encoding DUF4372 domain-containing protein translates to MDKDRKFPGHPVLSQILELIPTGLIQSANRKHQANRYYKRLPLRIHLVSLLYGVFSYCNGLREICEGMLACEGKLAHLGLDKAPARSTLSDANTNL
- the istA gene encoding IS21 family transposase, with protein sequence MTYQRIHQLYRDKHSIRSISRITGLNWRTVKLQLSMSEEDFLTISQQKKGRKKLLLEFEDFIYNRLRSLPDTSSAQIHDLLKEQFPGFGPISPKTVYNFVMAIRAKYSLSVEEPTRQYQMVAELPYGQQAQVDFGFYNMRTTEGRTRKVQFFCMSLSRSRFKYVLFTDRPFTTITVIEAHERAFSHFGGMPQELVYDQDRLFMVDENWGDLILTEHFRQYISQRPLKTYFCRAADPESKGKIENVVKYVKRNFLYGRFFKDVQLVNEEVLAWLKRTANALIHGTTKLIPAEEMENEVTFLYPYTPVKMMEPEYSSYAVRKDNTISWKSNFYSLPLGTYKDRQSRVLVIREEQELVILNTEKQELCRHIISPLKGQKILQTDHGRDKSRAILEMMQEFATLFTDQKEALGWVFQLKTEKPRYIRDQIQLLKTIVNKLEPVLALETLYYCSQYHIYSASDFKSVAEHLGKLQQQEIVPANTITNNPLTAPVQQKANTEPARSKLINYDIIFN
- a CDS encoding IS4 family transposase — encoded protein: MKKYNSFISDSRLKGLSIRNLKIIDSTTISLFSEILQGVGRNRLDGSRKKGGIKVHTLMDAFSGVTEFVRITPAKEHDRKFLYHLKLKEGSWIVFDKAYNTYHHFAKWTAQKVWFVSRMKDNAVFHVTKVLVDKTKKKQAIGVIKEQYITVGIKTNGTVTERLKLRRVIYKAKDGKRYIYITNDFTLPASKIATIYKNRWMIELLFKQIKQNFPLRYFWGESDNAIKMQVYCVLIAQLLMVVIRKKAATKKSFANMITVIRLHLMSYVDLLEFIKDTYKAWRKTHNASFAFST
- the istB gene encoding IS21-like element helper ATPase IstB, producing the protein METEKQRIRELCTAFRLGGISNGIKALITEAEQQEMGYVKFLSQILETEATHRSVKDLNKREKAAWLPQMSDLNHYKTGSEDEISPGRLKQLRELNWVDQLFNIVLMGPSGTGKTFLAAGLCQDAVKAGYNAYFRRMDDLVNMLKTKDFVKTQQVEYKRLLKANLLVIDDIMLFPLEKNLAISFFNFINQIYESTSIIITTNKKPSDWSKQLDDEVIATALLDRLLYHCEVINFSGESYRLKNRKTIFEGS